In the Sorghum bicolor cultivar BTx623 chromosome 4, Sorghum_bicolor_NCBIv3, whole genome shotgun sequence genome, AGCAGACCATTCTAGTAGTAACGATTACAATCTGTCAGTATAATGTCTTCCAAAAGAAAAAATTCCAGTCGTTCTCTTTCAAAAGTCACTGATGGTCTAACAACTTGCAGCCATGGAATCTGAAATTATAGAAGAACCGCCAGTGCTACGTGCACATGTTCGGTGCAGAATACCTGGCGTCGCGAAAGGCGTTCGTCAATTGAAGCCTTTGCAATGGCAAGCGCGTCTCAAATCTTTGAAATCTCTTTGCCACGGAGCATGAGGATCGTTGAAAGCAGAATGCGCCGTGGCCTAACAATTCACGTGTTCATTCCGATTTCACGGTAAACAGAATTAGTGTTTAGTCTGATTTCATTGGAACAGATGTTTCTGCTGCAATTGCAAGTTCGCATCGCACTAACACGATATTCACTCCTATGAACACGAATCCTGAGTTTGGACCAGAGACTAAACACCAAATCTAATTCATCACATGCTACTATTTTTTTTTGGTAAAACTAGACAAATTTTTTTAAGTGAGTGGAGACAGACAAACTTTGGAGAGAAAACAACCAAAGTTTCAGAAATAAACTTTGATATGAAaagtatagatatagatagtaTTTTGCAGTAAGACGACAAATGGACGGAGTACATTTTAAGCTCAGATCGAGATTGTTGACCACATTTGTGCATAAAATTAACGATGAGGGTGGCTCTGAATGACTGCATGAGGTTTGGGTTGCAGGACACTACTCTGTTGCATGAACTGATTTGGAAATGATAGGTACTCAGCACTGTAGAAGAAATATTAAGTGAATCCAGTTGACAACAAACACACTTCTCTGCTGTTGCACGAATTGATATGATACTGCAGGATGACACTCAGGAATGCATCAACTGATGGAAATGAGGGATACTGGGGGGAAAGGATTAGAACCAACGGACACTGATGCAAACCAACAGGTAAGCCACTGCATGCAGAAACAAGCGATCACTACAGACGCTTTGACAAATCCAACTCGAAGATGCAAGATTTCTAAGGCATCTTTTCAAAATGTGAGCTAAAAGCTTGCCCACAGGCTTGAAGTTGTTCAGCGCATTGTTTAGCTGCATACGGTGTTTGTTTGGAGCAGGGAAAAAATCTCACCCCACATCCAGCATGGGCCTTGTGCAGTGCAGCTAATGAAAAACATTGTTTCTTTTTATATATGAAAAAGCATGCGTCCACCAGAAATTATATAACCAGCAAATCAACGATGTACTAATCACTAAACAAGCAAATCACCAACTGGCCATGCAATATATAACCAAAATTTAAACAATGCATGAAAATTTCCAACAAAACTGCATTGGTAACTTTGATTGTACCTAGGAATGTTCATAAAATTTGCCAGAAATAGTTTCAAAGACTTAAGCATGACAATGTTTCAAAGCAGAACTCTGTTGTGATAACGTCCACACCCAACCTCCACCCCACCACCTCAACTAAATAAGGGAAAAATCTAGGTAGTGAGAATTACTTCCTCGCCTCCAATCCTGCAAGGTTACAAAAGGAACTGTGTCAAGCTACTGAATATGAACATGGCATCTATAACTGAAACAGCACTCAGCGAGAGATAAAGCATAATTCATTCAGTACACTAGTAAACACAAAATCCTTCAACTTTGAAGATTGAACAGCAACTAACACCCTGGAACCACACTTATTAGGTATGTTGATCACATTTTAGCAATTCATGAAAAAGAGGATCAATGGAGCATCGCTTAAATGAAGGCAAATCCCATTAACAGAGTTCATAATATCATAAGCAGACGTTAACAAAGCACGGCACCAACTGTATTTGCTACAGCAATTACAAACGACAAAACAAAATGGTTCGTCAATATTACAATCAAACAACAGTAATTTGCTCATCATACCTTCTTAAGCGGACGGTATCTCCACCTCGCCGTCGTCAATCTCCTGCTGCAGGTCCTTGGGGTCCTTGCCGTCGACGGTGCATCCGACACTGACGCAGGTGCCGAGAATCTCCTTGACGGTGCCGGCCATTTCCTTGGCCATGGACCTGGGCCTCATGGTCTTGGCGATCTCGACGACGTCGTCGAGGCTGATGTTGCCGCTGTGCTTGATGTTCTTGACCTTCTTGCGGTCCCTCTCGGGCTCCTTGAGCGCCTTGATGACGAGCGCCGCGGCGGAGGGAACGACGGAGACCTTGGCCTGTCGGTTCTGGACGGTGAGCTTGACGGTGACGCGGAGGCCCTTCCAGTCCTTGGCCGTCTCCTTGGCGATGTCCTCTCCGATCTTCTTGGGGGAGAGACCGAGCGGGCCGATCTTGGGGGCCAGCGACGACGCCGCGCCGACCTCGCCGCCGGTCACGCGGAcgaacacctccaccacctgcgacGGGTCGAGCTTGGGCGGCATGGCTGCTGGCgtggaggtggcggcggcggcggcagcagcagttAGTTGCGAGTGCTAGGGTTCGAGGGGCGTTGGCTTCGATCGAGTGGGGTGTTATATTACGGCCGTCCCGACAAGGCTGCAGTTGGGCTGACCTGAACTGGGCCGAGTCGCATCTGAACTCTCATTGCCCAAAGGCTTGTAATGGACTTTTTGCCAGTTGCCACCCAATTTAGGTCCCGTTTGGTGCTCGAAACAATTTTGGTGACACATTTTTTTCACCTGTACACTCCGTTCAAGTTCATAGATGACATACAAAACAGGTTCCTCGAAACAAAAAACGAACAGGCTATAAAATTCAGTCAATGCCAACTCATGACCATTTCCAGTTTGCATTGCCAATTTCGCCATAGCT is a window encoding:
- the LOC8073879 gene encoding 60S ribosomal protein L12-1; the protein is MPPKLDPSQVVEVFVRVTGGEVGAASSLAPKIGPLGLSPKKIGEDIAKETAKDWKGLRVTVKLTVQNRQAKVSVVPSAAALVIKALKEPERDRKKVKNIKHSGNISLDDVVEIAKTMRPRSMAKEMAGTVKEILGTCVSVGCTVDGKDPKDLQQEIDDGEVEIPSA